In one window of Marinobacter salsuginis DNA:
- the recG gene encoding ATP-dependent DNA helicase RecG, protein MTSLDDIPVTQLKGVGNALAEKLAKLGITSLQDLLFHLPHRYEDRTRIVPMGSLRIGDVAVVEGEVMKADLVMGRRRSLQVTLRDNSGFLVMRFFHFNAAQKNQLSEGARVRCFGEVRPGRAGYEFYHPEYQVNPPPMPAEGEATLTPVYPLTEGIQQPRVRSLCQQALGYLQRFPIRDWLPENLLAEYQLPGITDAVQLVHSPPASAPVNLLMEGRHPAQQRLVMEELLAHQLSLLQVREQIQAREALPLLPTGDLPDRFLDSLPFALTGAQRHVLADIRQDLSQPLPMLRLVQGDVGSGKTVVAALAALQAIGAGAQVALMAPTEILAEQHFQNFRAWLEPLGIRLAWLSGKVKGKARAETLDAVQSGNATVVIGTHALFQEDVEFHRLALVIVDEQHRFGVHQRLALREKGVGGSLAPHQLIMTATPIPRTLAMSAYADLDTSVIDELPPGRKPIETIVIPDSRREDVIERVRSACREGRQAYWVCTLIEESEALQCQAAEVTAQELAERLPDLKVGLVHGRLKAQEKAAVMEQFKVGELDLLVATTVIEVGVDVPNASLIIIENPERLGLAQLHQLRGRVGRGEQASFCVLMYHPPLSVNGKARLQALRDSQDGFFIAEKDLEIRGPGEVLGTRQTGMMQFRLADFERDKGWIEPVREMAPGLMAHPEIVGALVRRWLGERTRYGDV, encoded by the coding sequence ATGACGTCACTGGATGACATACCGGTCACCCAGCTCAAGGGCGTAGGGAACGCCCTGGCGGAGAAACTCGCCAAGCTGGGTATCACCTCCCTGCAGGATCTGTTGTTCCATTTGCCCCATCGGTACGAAGACCGCACCCGTATCGTACCCATGGGAAGCCTTCGCATTGGCGATGTGGCGGTGGTTGAAGGGGAGGTGATGAAAGCCGATCTCGTGATGGGGCGCAGGCGCAGCCTGCAGGTGACTCTGCGGGATAACAGCGGCTTCCTGGTGATGCGTTTTTTTCATTTCAACGCCGCCCAGAAGAACCAGCTGAGCGAGGGCGCCAGGGTTCGCTGCTTTGGCGAGGTTCGTCCGGGCCGTGCAGGTTATGAGTTTTACCACCCGGAATACCAGGTTAATCCACCGCCTATGCCAGCTGAAGGTGAGGCTACCCTGACGCCGGTTTACCCACTGACCGAGGGGATTCAGCAGCCCCGGGTGCGCTCGCTGTGCCAGCAGGCCCTGGGCTATCTCCAGCGGTTCCCGATTCGCGACTGGCTGCCGGAGAATCTGCTGGCCGAGTACCAGTTGCCCGGAATCACCGACGCCGTGCAGCTTGTGCATTCCCCTCCTGCGAGCGCACCGGTAAATCTCCTGATGGAGGGGCGTCACCCGGCTCAGCAGCGCCTGGTAATGGAGGAGTTGCTGGCGCACCAACTTAGCTTGCTTCAGGTACGCGAACAAATCCAGGCCAGGGAGGCGCTGCCACTTTTGCCCACGGGGGATCTGCCCGACCGTTTCCTGGATTCCCTGCCTTTCGCGCTCACCGGTGCCCAGCGTCATGTGCTGGCCGACATCCGTCAGGACCTGAGTCAGCCGCTGCCAATGCTCCGGCTTGTCCAGGGGGATGTTGGCTCCGGCAAGACCGTGGTGGCGGCGCTAGCCGCCTTGCAGGCCATTGGCGCCGGTGCCCAGGTGGCATTGATGGCGCCCACCGAAATCCTCGCTGAACAGCATTTCCAGAATTTCCGGGCCTGGCTGGAGCCACTCGGTATTCGCCTCGCCTGGCTATCCGGGAAGGTCAAGGGTAAGGCCCGGGCTGAAACACTGGACGCGGTCCAATCTGGCAATGCCACCGTGGTGATAGGCACCCATGCCTTGTTCCAGGAAGACGTCGAGTTTCACCGCCTTGCCCTGGTGATCGTGGACGAACAGCATCGTTTCGGCGTACACCAGAGGCTGGCCTTGCGGGAAAAGGGCGTGGGTGGGTCGCTGGCACCCCACCAGCTGATCATGACGGCAACGCCGATTCCCCGAACGCTGGCCATGAGCGCCTATGCAGACCTGGATACCTCAGTTATTGACGAACTTCCGCCGGGCAGAAAGCCGATAGAAACCATCGTGATTCCCGACAGCCGCAGGGAAGATGTGATTGAACGGGTTCGCAGCGCTTGCCGTGAAGGGCGACAGGCCTACTGGGTTTGCACTCTCATAGAAGAATCCGAAGCCCTGCAGTGTCAGGCGGCAGAGGTCACCGCTCAGGAGTTGGCCGAGCGATTGCCGGATCTGAAGGTGGGGCTGGTGCACGGGCGGCTAAAGGCTCAGGAAAAGGCGGCGGTGATGGAGCAGTTCAAGGTAGGCGAATTGGATCTGCTGGTTGCAACCACGGTTATTGAGGTGGGCGTGGACGTACCGAACGCCTCGCTGATTATCATTGAAAACCCTGAACGGCTTGGGCTGGCACAGCTGCATCAGCTTCGCGGTCGTGTTGGCAGGGGCGAGCAGGCCAGTTTCTGTGTGCTGATGTATCACCCGCCGTTGTCTGTGAATGGCAAGGCACGGCTACAGGCCCTGAGGGACAGTCAGGATGGCTTCTTCATCGCCGAGAAAGACCTGGAAATCAGGGGGCCGGGAGAGGTGTTGGGGACCCGGCAAACCGGTATGATGCAGTTTCGGCTGGCGGACTTTGAACGGGACAAGGGCTGGATCGAGCCGGTTCGGGAAATGGCGCCAGGCCTGATGGCTCATCCGGAGATTGTCGGCGCTCTGGTTCGACGTTGGCTTGGTGAAAGAACCCGTTACGGTGATGTGTAA
- a CDS encoding DUF2489 domain-containing protein — MPQWLQWSLIIAGLVAIILLLVFIRRQIGLLSESRKRQAKAEEFQTNRRKDMIRSIRVIAMAVEEDQIEYSEACLRLKGLLDHIAPELLDQAPFRIFQEVHDQLQHMPTHRARQATETKFVDKMDKERFEVEQKHADEIRRAATAVRHHSF; from the coding sequence ATGCCCCAGTGGCTGCAATGGAGTCTGATCATCGCTGGCCTGGTCGCCATTATCCTTTTGCTGGTGTTTATCCGCCGTCAAATAGGATTGCTCTCGGAAAGCCGCAAGCGGCAGGCCAAGGCGGAGGAGTTCCAGACCAACCGCAGAAAAGACATGATCCGCAGTATCCGGGTCATCGCTATGGCGGTTGAAGAGGACCAGATCGAATACTCGGAAGCCTGCCTCAGGCTAAAGGGCCTCCTCGACCACATTGCCCCGGAGTTGTTGGATCAGGCGCCCTTCAGGATTTTTCAGGAAGTACACGACCAACTGCAGCACATGCCCACCCATCGGGCCCGTCAGGCAACGGAAACGAAGTTCGTGGATAAAATGGACAAGGAACGATTTGAGGTTGAGCAGAAACACGCCGACGAGATTCGCAGAGCGGCAACGGCTGTCCGACACCATTCTTTTTGA
- a CDS encoding HDOD domain-containing protein: MELPVAVQQALGETAAGVSLRDVSTASRKELLRMVLLTDEQGNFQVICRKDDLIDLEQMNKELGRDLRLMKRREQVRVRERAGLKALPALPSLTGWPTLVDERVDQLSAVALELGEQNLAMVMPAEDFQALTANADRLSLAVALKSISVNYDDHDRDRDQFHSAIKKFTGLRIQQRLEDTLELPPLPETAQRIIHLRVNPNAVMGDLVDIVESDPSLAAQVVSWASSSFYAAAGQVKSVHDAVSRVLGFDLVMNLAMGLSLGRALKQPQDHPEGYVDYWQQAIWQAQSAGILASMMPRGERPVFGLAYLGGLLHNFGHLVLAQVFPPHFKLVCRSLEVNPDIDSSVIEHYLLGITREQIAAQLMENWGMPDEVTLAIRYQKNSSYDGSHSVYARLLWLGRQLLTARGVALGAGEEVSQGFYDGLGLDRAQVEEQFDELVNSKDSVMAMAGMMSQ, encoded by the coding sequence ATGGAATTACCTGTCGCAGTTCAGCAGGCTCTGGGTGAGACCGCCGCGGGTGTATCCTTGAGGGATGTTAGCACCGCCAGCCGAAAAGAACTGTTACGCATGGTCTTGCTGACTGATGAGCAAGGAAACTTTCAGGTGATTTGTCGCAAGGACGATCTGATTGATTTAGAACAGATGAACAAGGAACTCGGGCGCGATCTACGTCTGATGAAGCGCAGGGAACAAGTGCGGGTGAGAGAACGGGCGGGCCTTAAAGCGCTTCCGGCATTGCCGTCATTGACCGGCTGGCCAACGCTTGTTGATGAGCGTGTAGATCAACTTTCTGCGGTTGCGTTGGAGCTTGGCGAACAAAACCTGGCGATGGTAATGCCCGCAGAGGACTTTCAGGCTCTGACAGCCAACGCCGATAGGCTTTCTCTTGCGGTCGCCCTGAAATCTATTTCCGTGAATTATGATGACCACGACAGAGATCGGGATCAATTCCATTCGGCCATCAAGAAATTCACCGGTCTGAGAATACAACAGCGACTGGAAGACACTCTTGAGCTGCCGCCGCTGCCGGAAACGGCCCAGCGGATTATCCATCTCAGGGTCAATCCGAACGCCGTCATGGGTGACCTCGTTGATATTGTCGAGAGTGACCCAAGCCTCGCAGCACAAGTGGTGAGCTGGGCATCCTCTTCGTTCTATGCGGCGGCAGGCCAGGTAAAGTCAGTGCACGACGCCGTTTCCCGGGTGCTCGGTTTCGATCTGGTCATGAACCTGGCGATGGGCCTTTCTCTCGGGCGGGCACTAAAGCAGCCCCAGGATCACCCGGAGGGCTACGTTGATTACTGGCAGCAGGCAATCTGGCAGGCTCAGTCAGCGGGCATCCTGGCCAGCATGATGCCTCGTGGTGAGCGACCAGTGTTCGGCCTTGCCTACCTCGGCGGACTGCTCCATAACTTCGGTCATCTGGTTCTTGCACAGGTGTTCCCACCCCATTTCAAGCTGGTGTGCCGGTCACTGGAAGTAAATCCCGATATTGATTCTTCGGTTATCGAGCACTATCTGCTTGGCATTACCCGGGAACAGATCGCCGCCCAGCTGATGGAGAACTGGGGCATGCCGGACGAGGTTACCCTGGCGATCCGCTATCAGAAGAACTCCTCGTACGATGGCAGTCACAGCGTCTATGCCAGGTTGCTGTGGTTGGGCCGTCAGTTGCTAACGGCCAGGGGCGTGGCTCTGGGCGCGGGAGAGGAAGTCAGTCAGGGGTTTTATGATGGGCTCGGGCTCGATCGGGCGCAGGTTGAAGAACAGTTTGATGAACTGGTTAACAGCAAGGACAGTGTGATGGCCATGGCCGGCATGATGAGCCAGTAG